The following are from one region of the Tautonia marina genome:
- a CDS encoding RraA family protein yields MSASKSEAIALADRLAALYTPVVADVLDRLGARNQCPRADIRPLAPAFRCAGVVRPVKTIVAPTLEPAEPYKGEMAAVDALTNGDVMVVSSCEWSFWGELLSTAARYRGCRGVLIDGFTRDTHAIIEMGFPVFCRGIHPADSLGRIDVEAHDVPIDFGGVSVAPGDLVLADHDGIVFVPSAIADEAIAKAEEKVRGENLVRDKLAEGMTVTEAFRRYGVL; encoded by the coding sequence GTGAGTGCCTCGAAGTCTGAAGCGATTGCGCTGGCTGATCGGCTGGCCGCCCTGTATACGCCCGTCGTGGCCGATGTCCTCGACCGCCTCGGCGCCCGTAACCAGTGCCCAAGGGCCGATATTCGCCCTCTGGCCCCCGCCTTCCGCTGTGCCGGGGTGGTCCGGCCGGTGAAGACGATTGTCGCGCCGACCCTCGAACCCGCCGAGCCGTACAAGGGGGAAATGGCCGCCGTTGATGCGTTGACAAACGGCGACGTGATGGTCGTCTCCTCCTGCGAGTGGAGCTTCTGGGGCGAACTCCTGTCGACCGCCGCCCGCTACCGGGGGTGCCGCGGTGTTCTGATCGACGGATTCACGCGCGACACGCACGCCATTATCGAGATGGGTTTCCCCGTCTTCTGCCGCGGCATCCACCCGGCCGACAGCCTCGGCCGGATCGACGTCGAGGCCCACGACGTGCCGATCGACTTCGGCGGTGTTTCCGTCGCGCCCGGCGACCTCGTCCTGGCCGATCACGACGGTATTGTCTTCGTTCCCTCCGCCATCGCCGACGAGGCCATTGCAAAGGCCGAGGAGAAGGTCCGCGGCGAGAACCTCGTCCGCGACAAGCTGGCCGAGGGGATGACCGTCACCGAGGCCTTCCGGCGCTACGGGGTCCTCTGA